One window from the genome of Nicotiana sylvestris chromosome 9, ASM39365v2, whole genome shotgun sequence encodes:
- the LOC104213801 gene encoding wee1-like protein kinase, translating to MKRKTLNRTSTPRRNNKSNRKRMNKGSLFTVGFSKVSLPPLPNQQLLQSAFSTLPLSNPSRFQKLLDSEALPPAQSNFPSILPWNTDADAADGDNKDFILSQDFFCTPDYLTPDAPAICNGLNGNKDDCMPCPKSPEKLQIVARKRQRLAVKSVTSLSSDFPGQQQLADIPEDTFGTDETKSEKITESEKGHSYVSQSAIALRYRVMPPPCIRNPYLRDASEIDVDPFGNRRSKCAGFNPVIFGNDGLSRYRSDFHEIEQIGTGNFSRVFKVLKRIDGCMYAVKHSTKQLHQDTDRRKALMEVQALAALGPHENVVGYYSSWFENEHLYIQMELCDHSLSNKKDSKLFSEVEVLEAMYQVAKALQYIHQRGVAHLDVKPDNIYVKSGVYKLGDFGCATLLDKSQPIEEGDARYMPQEILNENYDHLDKVDVFSLGAAIYELIRGSPLPESGPHFLNLREGKLPLLPGHSLQFQNLLKVMMDPDPTRRPYAKDLVDNPIFERCQRNANK from the exons ATGAAGaggaaaaccctaaatcgaacaAGCACACCACGCAGAAACAACAAAAGCAACAGGAAAAGAATGAACAAGGGTTCACTCTTCACTGTTGGGTTTTCCAAAGTTTCCCTTCCTCCCCTCCCTAATCAACAACTGCTCCAATCCGCATTTTCAACTCTTCCTTTATCAAATCCTTCTCGATTCCAGAAACTTCTGGATTCTGAAGCACTTCCGCCAGCTCAATCTAATTTCCCTTCGATTTTGCCGTGGAATACTGACGCCGATGCTGCCGATGGGGATAACAAGGATTTCATTCTCAGCCAAGACTTCTTCTG TACTCCCGACTACCTAACACCAGATGCACCTGCAATTTGTAATGGGCTTAATGGTAATAAG GATGATTGTATGCCTTGTCCTAAATCACCTGAGAAGCTTCAAATTGTAGCAAGAAAGAGGCAGCGACTAG CTGTTAAATCGGTAACATCTCTTAGTTCCGATTTCCCTGGCCAGCAACAGCTAGCAGATATTCCGGAAGATACTTTTGGGACAGATGAAACGAAATCAGAAAAGATAACTGAGTCAGAAAAGGGTCACAGTTACGTGTCACAATCTGCTATTGCTTTAAGATATCGAGTCATGCCTCCTCCTTGCATTAGAAACCCCTATCTCAGGGATGCTTCAGAGATAGATGTTGATCCTTTTGGAAACCGGAGATCAAAGTGCGCAG GTTTTAACCCTGTTATTTTTGGTAATGATGGTCTATCGCGGTACCGGAGTGATTTCCATGAAATTGAG CAAATTGGTACCGGGAACTTCAGTCGTGTTTTCAAAGTCTTGAAGAGAATCGATGGATGTATGTATGCTGTGAAACACAGCACAAAACAGTTACATCAAGACACAGATAG GAGAAAGGCTTTAATGGAAGTGCAAGCTTTGGCTGCTTTAG GACCTCATGAGAACGTGGTTGGCTATTACTCTTCTTGGTTTGAAAATGAACATCTTTACATCCAAATGGAGCTCTGTGACCACAGCTTATCCAACAAAAAAGATTCTAAACTATTTTCGGAGGTAGAAGTTTTGGAAGCAATGTATCAG GTAGCCAAGGCATTGCAATATATACATCAGAGAGGGGTAGCTCATTTAGATGTAAAGCCAGATAATATTTATGTGAAAAGTGGTGTGTATAAGCTTGGTGATTTTGGATGTGCAACTCTTCTTGATAAGAGCCAGCCGATTGAAGAGGGTGATGCACGTTATATGCCCCAAGAAATACTTAATGAGAACTATGATCATCTTGACAAAGTTGATGTATTCTCCTTGGGCGCTGCAATATATGAACTTATTAGAGGGTCTCCGCTGCCAGAATCAGGGCCTCATTTTCTAAACCTCAGGGAGGGGAAATTGCCTCTTCTTCCGGGTCACTCCTTGCAATTTCAGAATCTGCTCAAG GTGATGATGGACCCAGATCCAACACGCCGTCCTTATGCAAAAGACCTTGTGGATAATCCAATCTTTGAAAGATGTCAAAGAAATGCTAACAAGTAA